Proteins encoded within one genomic window of Halorussus salilacus:
- a CDS encoding winged helix-turn-helix domain-containing protein, protein MSKKKPLSKRPTGRQPPREVLKYGITEAALNGETALFDVLPGIGKSRSIPKVADAMPVTVLTNLTDNYDQFEDWGKEDGVGVEKLPKREFCPTLRDENPSYRDDPVAQEARNARNNGWSPGEIHREFDLPCQRGENSCPYCERVTQIDADGLDLLVGNFVQAYNPAYVENRVVVLDEDAFDEYYTVIENPAKEAQEFIDTLDDFPFDSLRRLEGDDRVKALEELGKIGLEPTDHRDSVGDFHAKAPLIAYAIYGAKKLDNGLKYTELPGDRTAVFEKLYETSGDGHDDGTPTMWFFDLPDFSGAEAVIGLDATPCLSKWRRVLGGDFKHYRLFGEQERNRYLREKGYEFIQLNSHAWPAQGGNLSIPKCEAYLREVHQKHGKRPDLITGKDIRDQLEERGLDHLWDEDLYYDALRGKNQIGDSQLLVVLGAPSRGDSYYQHLTALFGESAERVEETQGMNLSLGNPIADDILNMHRRGGVFQAAMRAGRKDDTEATVYIATGLVPDWLETKKIGRETPSGSFDACPHGNLRNDSDRAVLSVLENEDGISGREIARRADLSKSTAMDSLNRLREEGIAEKTGAGRGTKWHANGVESLNIAGRVDLTRMAEHSLKNSLRESRPFSDRVIPRRDPFELPPERRYPDWMRDTMHRARERKFDEQMKQARRNSHE, encoded by the coding sequence ATGAGCAAAAAGAAGCCCCTAAGTAAAAGACCTACCGGGCGGCAACCTCCGCGAGAAGTCCTGAAATACGGTATTACGGAAGCTGCGCTCAACGGAGAGACCGCGCTGTTCGATGTTCTCCCCGGCATAGGAAAGTCACGAAGTATTCCGAAGGTTGCCGATGCTATGCCGGTCACGGTTCTCACGAATCTGACCGATAACTACGACCAATTCGAGGACTGGGGCAAGGAGGACGGAGTCGGGGTTGAGAAACTTCCGAAGCGAGAATTCTGCCCAACGCTACGAGACGAGAATCCTTCCTATCGAGATGACCCGGTCGCTCAAGAAGCGCGAAACGCTCGCAATAACGGCTGGTCACCGGGTGAGATTCATCGAGAGTTCGATCTTCCATGCCAGCGGGGAGAGAACAGTTGTCCATACTGCGAACGAGTCACTCAGATTGACGCGGACGGTCTCGATCTCCTCGTAGGAAATTTCGTGCAGGCGTACAACCCAGCATACGTCGAGAATCGCGTTGTCGTCCTCGATGAAGACGCCTTTGATGAATACTATACCGTTATCGAAAACCCGGCTAAGGAAGCGCAAGAGTTCATCGATACGCTTGATGACTTCCCTTTCGATAGCCTACGGCGTCTCGAAGGAGATGACCGAGTAAAGGCATTAGAAGAACTTGGAAAGATCGGTCTTGAACCAACCGATCACAGGGATTCAGTAGGGGACTTCCATGCAAAGGCCCCACTCATCGCGTACGCTATCTACGGGGCTAAAAAGTTAGATAACGGTCTAAAATACACGGAACTTCCCGGAGACCGGACGGCAGTCTTCGAAAAACTATACGAGACAAGCGGAGATGGTCACGATGATGGTACCCCGACAATGTGGTTCTTCGACTTACCGGACTTCTCAGGAGCAGAGGCGGTCATCGGGCTCGACGCTACGCCTTGCCTCTCGAAGTGGAGACGAGTTCTCGGTGGGGACTTCAAGCACTATCGCCTATTCGGCGAGCAGGAGCGTAACCGATACCTCCGCGAGAAAGGATACGAGTTCATCCAACTGAACTCCCACGCATGGCCTGCACAGGGAGGGAACCTTAGCATTCCCAAATGTGAGGCATACCTTCGAGAAGTTCACCAAAAACACGGAAAACGCCCGGACCTGATAACTGGCAAGGATATTCGAGACCAACTCGAAGAGAGAGGACTCGATCATCTTTGGGATGAAGACTTGTATTACGATGCCCTCCGGGGGAAGAACCAAATTGGTGACTCTCAGCTTCTGGTAGTGCTGGGCGCTCCCTCTCGGGGAGATAGTTACTACCAGCATCTCACGGCACTATTCGGCGAAAGTGCTGAACGGGTAGAGGAAACTCAGGGGATGAATCTCTCACTCGGAAATCCAATCGCAGATGATATCCTCAATATGCATCGTCGTGGGGGCGTATTTCAGGCGGCGATGCGTGCTGGTCGAAAAGACGACACTGAAGCGACAGTCTACATCGCCACGGGCTTAGTTCCTGACTGGCTCGAAACCAAGAAGATCGGTCGGGAAACGCCAAGCGGATCATTCGATGCTTGTCCTCACGGCAATCTTCGCAACGACAGTGATCGAGCAGTCCTGTCTGTACTCGAAAACGAGGACGGTATTTCTGGTCGAGAAATTGCACGCCGGGCCGATTTGTCGAAGTCGACGGCGATGGATTCACTCAACCGACTCCGCGAGGAGGGCATAGCTGAAAAGACCGGTGCTGGTCGAGGAACTAAATGGCACGCTAATGGGGTTGAATCGTTGAATATCGCGGGTAGAGTTGATCTTACAAGAATGGCCGAACACTCCTTAAAGAATTCTTTAAGGGAATCTCGGCCATTCTCAGACCGCGTCATCCCCCGTCGCGACCCATTTGAACTCCCTCCTGAACGTCGGTACCCTGACTGGATGCGGGATACGATGCATCGTGCCCGTGAGCGGAAGTTCGATGAACAGATGAAACAAGCCCGGAGGAACTCCCATGAGTAA
- a CDS encoding HGGxSTG domain-containing protein — translation MTDDICGATNRHGEPCQQPAGWGTDHVGKGRCKLHGGNAGAPADNQNASKHGLNADLHHYYRDLPPEQKEFIEKIAATIEDRVRENTGTVDYMDRVLSKQVAIQLHISSKASAYIEKESGLVQDVPARGSTRKEAAPLLEEVRRYDDSIFRNLKKLGVLDDPDSQKADALESWRDFIEKSYDS, via the coding sequence ATGACGGACGATATCTGTGGCGCGACGAACCGTCACGGTGAACCCTGCCAGCAACCTGCTGGATGGGGAACCGACCACGTCGGAAAGGGTCGGTGCAAACTGCATGGTGGTAATGCAGGTGCGCCAGCGGATAATCAGAACGCCTCCAAACACGGGCTCAACGCTGACCTGCATCACTACTACCGGGACCTCCCACCTGAACAGAAGGAGTTCATCGAGAAGATTGCCGCGACAATCGAGGATCGAGTTCGAGAGAACACGGGAACAGTCGACTATATGGACCGGGTCTTGTCCAAACAAGTGGCGATTCAACTCCACATCTCCTCGAAGGCGTCGGCATACATAGAGAAGGAGTCGGGGCTGGTTCAGGACGTTCCTGCAAGAGGTTCGACTCGCAAGGAAGCGGCTCCACTCCTCGAAGAGGTTCGTCGATACGATGACTCGATATTCAGAAATCTCAAGAAACTCGGTGTTCTCGACGACCCCGATTCACAGAAAGCTGATGCACTGGAATCTTGGCGCGATTTCATCGAGAAGAGCTACGATTCGTGA
- a CDS encoding pentapeptide repeat-containing protein, protein MSKSAEELRVVCSDTEVREQCSGYSELLDGAKLSGVNLEDSLSFTNVALRDAVLPGSNLSGVVLKDADLTDAVLWDADLSNANLSKADLSDADLRDIDLSDANLSNSDLSDADLLDADLSNASLRGATLTGADIREADITGVSVTGATTCKRLFEGYDGEISTEDSFIPMRLRKWHFGSNFGPREWESTARAYHELKSILSDHGLVGQSRDIYVRERRARSLEAKADGGSLNLRYCGSLLSQLFTGYGVKVRNLLGWMVALFLFSTSIYVIAGVEESLMRNISYSVLAFTVAPPKIPSGTGVQFVMMIETFFGTLSIVLLGYILGNRERF, encoded by the coding sequence GTGTCAAAGTCTGCTGAAGAACTCAGGGTTGTTTGCTCGGATACCGAGGTCCGGGAACAGTGTTCAGGATACTCCGAGTTACTTGACGGAGCCAAGCTATCGGGTGTAAATCTCGAAGATTCCCTTTCATTTACAAACGTCGCGTTGCGAGACGCGGTTCTTCCGGGGTCGAATCTCTCCGGAGTGGTCCTAAAGGATGCGGATCTCACTGACGCAGTTCTTTGGGATGCTGATCTTTCTAACGCAAATCTTTCAAAAGCGGACCTTTCCGACGCAGATCTTCGGGATATAGACCTTTCCGATGCAAACCTATCAAATTCCGACCTCTCTGACGCAGATCTTCTGGATGCTGATCTCTCTAATGCTTCACTCAGAGGTGCAACTCTCACCGGTGCAGACATTCGGGAAGCAGATATCACGGGAGTATCCGTAACCGGAGCGACGACTTGCAAGCGTCTATTTGAGGGGTATGATGGTGAGATATCGACTGAAGATAGTTTCATACCAATGCGTCTCCGGAAGTGGCACTTCGGCTCAAACTTCGGACCTAGAGAATGGGAATCAACTGCACGAGCTTACCATGAGCTCAAATCCATATTAAGTGATCATGGATTAGTGGGTCAGTCTAGAGACATATATGTGAGGGAACGCCGGGCCCGTAGCCTTGAAGCGAAGGCTGATGGGGGTTCCCTGAATCTCAGGTATTGTGGTTCGCTTCTCTCTCAACTCTTTACCGGATACGGTGTTAAAGTTCGAAACCTCTTGGGTTGGATGGTAGCGTTATTTCTCTTTTCGACATCGATTTACGTTATCGCGGGTGTTGAGGAGAGTCTCATGAGGAATATTTCCTACAGTGTTCTTGCCTTCACGGTTGCTCCTCCAAAGATTCCTTCAGGTACTGGAGTACAATTTGTCATGATGATAGAAACGTTCTTTGGAACACTTTCGATAGTGCTATTAGGTTACATCCTTGGCAACCGAGAACGGTTTTGA
- a CDS encoding MATE family efflux transporter, which produces MASRNSEGITEGGLARPLFHLAWPIVVTQLLQVAYNVADAFWLGRYSADAVGAISLAFPLIFFLIAFGGGFNVAGSTLVAQYTGADSDGSAGKVAGQTLGFVVCIGVVLAVVGRFSAGPMLSVFPSDPATAERVVPLAQSYLEIFFLGLPFMFGFLAFSALLRGYGDTRTPMRVMALSVALNVVLDPILIFGVGPFAEMGIEGAAWATLVARAAGGVLGVAILFGTDMGPDVSVGHLAPDLSYVRDIVRIGTPAALEQSAGALAMVMLTVMIVTFEPAVIAAYGLGNRLISLVFLPAVGLGKATNTMVGQNLGAGNPARAEQAVTLAAKAGAGVMFALAVLAALFPEPIVSVFMATDTADAAATIGYASEYLRIRTVEFAFIGVFQVLVGAYRGAGNTKTAMVLSMVTLWIIRVPVVYLLAFETSLGATGIWVGVALGHVVGALAAAAWFTRGTWKEAVVDAGPSDPAVEVDGVAED; this is translated from the coding sequence GTGGCATCGAGGAACTCTGAAGGTATCACGGAGGGTGGGCTGGCGCGTCCGCTCTTCCATCTCGCGTGGCCCATCGTGGTCACTCAGTTGTTGCAGGTCGCCTACAACGTCGCCGACGCGTTCTGGCTCGGCCGGTACTCCGCGGATGCGGTCGGCGCTATCAGTCTCGCCTTCCCGCTCATCTTCTTCCTCATCGCGTTCGGCGGTGGGTTCAACGTCGCCGGAAGCACGCTCGTCGCGCAGTACACGGGGGCCGACAGCGACGGGTCGGCCGGGAAGGTCGCGGGCCAGACGCTCGGGTTCGTCGTCTGCATCGGGGTCGTCCTCGCGGTCGTCGGACGCTTCAGCGCCGGGCCGATGCTGTCGGTGTTCCCCAGCGACCCCGCGACCGCCGAGCGGGTCGTCCCGCTCGCCCAGTCGTATCTGGAGATATTCTTCCTCGGGCTCCCCTTCATGTTCGGCTTCCTCGCGTTCTCCGCGTTGCTCCGGGGGTACGGCGACACCCGGACGCCGATGCGGGTGATGGCGCTCAGCGTCGCGCTCAACGTGGTGCTCGACCCCATCCTCATCTTCGGGGTCGGCCCGTTCGCCGAGATGGGCATCGAGGGGGCGGCGTGGGCGACGCTCGTCGCACGCGCGGCCGGGGGCGTCCTCGGCGTCGCCATCCTGTTCGGGACCGACATGGGTCCCGACGTGAGCGTCGGCCATCTCGCGCCCGACCTGAGTTACGTCCGGGACATCGTTCGCATCGGAACGCCCGCCGCGCTGGAGCAGTCGGCGGGCGCGCTTGCCATGGTGATGCTCACGGTGATGATCGTGACGTTCGAACCCGCGGTCATCGCGGCGTACGGGCTGGGCAACCGCCTCATCTCGCTGGTGTTCCTCCCCGCGGTCGGTCTGGGCAAGGCGACCAACACGATGGTCGGCCAGAACCTCGGTGCCGGGAACCCCGCGCGCGCCGAGCAGGCGGTCACGCTCGCGGCGAAGGCCGGTGCGGGCGTGATGTTCGCGCTGGCGGTGCTCGCCGCGCTGTTTCCCGAACCCATCGTCTCGGTGTTCATGGCGACCGACACCGCCGACGCGGCCGCGACCATCGGGTACGCCAGCGAGTACCTCCGCATCCGAACGGTCGAGTTCGCGTTCATCGGCGTCTTCCAGGTGCTGGTCGGTGCGTACCGCGGCGCGGGCAACACCAAGACCGCGATGGTGCTGTCGATGGTCACGCTGTGGATAATCCGGGTGCCGGTGGTCTACCTCCTCGCGTTCGAGACCTCGCTCGGCGCGACCGGCATCTGGGTCGGCGTCGCGCTCGGCCACGTCGTCGGCGCTCTCGCCGCCGCGGCGTGGTTCACCCGCGGTACCTGGAAGGAGGCGGTCGTCGACGCGGGGCCGTCGGACCCGGCGGTCGAGGTCGACGGCGTCGCCGAGGACTGA
- a CDS encoding 2Fe-2S iron-sulfur cluster-binding protein: MVDALGLGLGLTMLLLVVALHYSKGTEWRTPDDISQEVLERRASTVPETDFPEPMNRSIGGGGGAVAVGGGAEGELEGDEDEDEGFDPAAISDDEVEYYEIEYVNEGETIEVANNETLLEAGEEEGWDLPYACRQGQCLSCGGKVADGDAHEYVQHSNNETLGEDEVEKGYVLTCTAYPTAEFSLETNETP; the protein is encoded by the coding sequence ATGGTAGACGCACTGGGTCTGGGACTCGGACTGACGATGCTGCTCCTCGTCGTGGCCCTTCACTACTCGAAGGGAACCGAGTGGCGAACCCCCGACGACATCTCCCAAGAGGTGCTCGAACGCCGGGCTTCGACCGTGCCGGAGACCGACTTCCCCGAACCGATGAACCGCTCCATCGGCGGCGGTGGCGGCGCGGTCGCGGTCGGCGGCGGCGCCGAGGGCGAACTCGAAGGCGACGAGGACGAAGACGAGGGCTTCGACCCCGCCGCCATCTCGGATGACGAGGTCGAGTACTACGAGATCGAGTACGTCAACGAGGGCGAGACCATCGAGGTCGCCAACAACGAGACGCTACTCGAAGCCGGAGAGGAAGAGGGCTGGGACCTGCCCTACGCGTGTCGGCAGGGCCAGTGTCTCTCCTGCGGCGGCAAGGTGGCCGACGGCGACGCCCACGAGTACGTCCAGCACAGCAACAACGAGACGCTGGGCGAGGACGAGGTCGAGAAGGGGTACGTCCTCACCTGCACCGCGTATCCGACCGCGGAGTTCTCGCTAGAGACCAACGAGACGCCCTGA
- a CDS encoding DJ-1/PfpI family protein, translating to MTTEIAVIVYDGFDELDAVGPYEVLSAAAESGCDLDVSLRTLDPAEQVTAAHGLRIAVDGTLDEADPDVVVVPGGGWNDRADASAWAEAKKGDLPDALADLHERGVELAAVCTGGMLLARAGVLEGRPAVTHASAVGDLRETDAEVVDARVVDDGDVLTAGGVTSGLDLALRLVERLCGADTAEEMATRIEYERRGALHRTGG from the coding sequence ATGACAACCGAAATCGCGGTCATCGTCTACGACGGCTTCGACGAACTGGACGCGGTCGGTCCCTACGAAGTGCTCTCGGCCGCGGCCGAGAGCGGCTGTGACCTCGACGTGAGCCTGCGAACGCTCGACCCGGCCGAGCAGGTGACCGCGGCCCACGGCCTGCGAATCGCGGTCGACGGGACGCTCGACGAGGCCGACCCCGACGTCGTCGTGGTCCCGGGCGGCGGTTGGAACGACCGCGCGGACGCGAGCGCGTGGGCCGAGGCCAAAAAGGGCGACCTCCCGGACGCTCTGGCCGACCTCCACGAGCGCGGGGTCGAACTCGCGGCCGTCTGCACCGGCGGGATGCTCCTCGCAAGGGCCGGAGTGCTGGAGGGCCGCCCCGCGGTCACCCACGCCAGCGCGGTCGGGGACCTCCGGGAGACCGACGCCGAGGTCGTGGACGCGCGGGTCGTCGACGACGGCGACGTGCTGACCGCGGGCGGAGTGACCTCGGGACTCGACCTCGCGCTCCGCCTGGTCGAGCGGCTCTGCGGGGCCGACACCGCCGAGGAGATGGCGACCAGAATCGAGTACGAGCGACGCGGAGCGCTCCACCGGACCGGAGGATAA
- a CDS encoding DoxX family protein, whose product MTTSTINPETTNTFTSTIRGYTVRGKAHSLSAWFVLSLRLMMGWAFAYSGFTKIVASEPFSAGGYLTHSAAANGNPLAGLFAWMGSTPWFVEFANVAVPWGELFIGLGLLVGAMVRLAAFFGALMMLMFYFGNWDMAHGFINGDFAYMLVFLAVAAFGAGRILGLDAYIERYEVDGEPLIERYPVLDYVLG is encoded by the coding sequence ATGACTACCAGCACGATTAACCCAGAAACTACCAATACGTTCACGAGCACCATCCGGGGCTACACCGTCCGAGGGAAGGCCCACAGCCTCAGCGCGTGGTTCGTCCTCTCGCTCCGGCTCATGATGGGCTGGGCGTTCGCCTACTCCGGATTCACGAAGATCGTCGCGTCCGAACCGTTCAGCGCCGGTGGGTATCTCACCCACAGCGCCGCCGCGAACGGCAACCCCCTCGCGGGGCTGTTCGCGTGGATGGGCTCGACGCCGTGGTTCGTGGAGTTCGCGAACGTCGCGGTCCCGTGGGGCGAGCTGTTCATCGGCCTCGGACTGCTCGTCGGCGCGATGGTCCGGCTCGCCGCGTTCTTCGGCGCGCTCATGATGCTCATGTTCTACTTCGGCAACTGGGACATGGCCCACGGATTCATCAACGGCGACTTCGCCTACATGCTGGTGTTCCTCGCGGTCGCGGCGTTCGGCGCGGGCCGAATCCTCGGCCTCGACGCCTACATCGAGCGCTACGAGGTCGACGGCGAACCGCTGATCGAGCGCTACCCCGTCCTCGACTACGTCCTCGGATAG
- the gnd gene encoding phosphogluconate dehydrogenase (NAD(+)-dependent, decarboxylating), which yields MQLGVIGLGRMGRIVVDRVLDAGHDVVAFDLDDEAVESAAEAGATPADSVVDLAEKLGDEKRIWLMVPAGAPVDAALDDLEPHLSEEDIVVDGGNSHFEDSVRRADATGAAYLDCGTSGGPAGAELGFSLMVGGPEWAYDEMRPVFDAVATGPAGHDRMGPAGSGHYVKMVHNGVEYALMQAYGEGFELLAEGRYDLDLEAVARTWNNGAVIRSWLLELCEEAFREEGTDLGDVDDYVAGGSTGTWTVQEALEQEVPLPLIYQALAERFGSRAPEGGRFSRRLANRLRYGFGRHEVARREE from the coding sequence ATGCAACTGGGCGTCATCGGACTCGGCCGGATGGGACGCATCGTCGTGGACAGAGTGCTCGACGCGGGCCACGACGTGGTGGCTTTCGACCTCGACGACGAAGCCGTCGAATCGGCCGCGGAGGCGGGCGCGACCCCCGCCGACTCCGTGGTCGACCTCGCGGAGAAACTGGGCGACGAGAAGCGAATCTGGCTGATGGTCCCCGCCGGAGCGCCGGTGGACGCGGCGCTCGACGACCTCGAACCGCACCTCTCCGAGGAGGACATCGTCGTCGATGGCGGCAACTCCCACTTCGAGGACTCGGTCCGGCGGGCCGACGCCACGGGCGCCGCCTACCTCGACTGCGGGACCTCCGGGGGTCCCGCGGGCGCGGAACTCGGTTTCTCGCTGATGGTCGGCGGCCCGGAGTGGGCCTACGACGAGATGCGGCCGGTGTTCGACGCGGTCGCCACCGGACCCGCAGGCCACGACCGGATGGGTCCGGCCGGGTCGGGTCACTACGTCAAGATGGTCCACAACGGCGTCGAGTACGCGCTGATGCAGGCCTACGGCGAGGGGTTCGAACTGCTCGCGGAGGGCCGATACGACCTCGACCTCGAAGCGGTCGCCCGGACGTGGAACAACGGCGCTGTCATCCGGTCGTGGCTGTTGGAACTCTGCGAGGAGGCGTTCCGCGAGGAGGGCACCGACCTCGGCGACGTGGACGACTACGTGGCGGGCGGCTCGACCGGGACGTGGACCGTGCAGGAGGCCCTCGAACAGGAGGTGCCGCTCCCGCTCATCTACCAGGCGCTCGCCGAGCGGTTCGGGTCGCGAGCGCCCGAGGGGGGTCGGTTCTCGCGGCGGCTCGCGAACCGGCTTCGGTACGGGTTCGGTCGCCACGAGGTCGCGCGGCGCGAGGAATAG